One part of the Synergistaceae bacterium genome encodes these proteins:
- a CDS encoding cupin domain-containing protein: protein MDYHIRNFKDTKRIISRDLCDLAELLHPGKEKLPFDSFSVSHAMLSPHSKSLPHKLVESTEIYIVIEGAATLHLNQEKIELKKGTTVVIPASAEQYIVNDSDDSLELLCIVTPPWSYDDEIIN, encoded by the coding sequence ATGGATTATCACATACGTAATTTTAAGGATACGAAACGCATAATATCCAGAGATTTATGTGACTTGGCAGAGCTGTTGCATCCCGGCAAAGAAAAGCTCCCATTCGATTCTTTTTCCGTGTCGCATGCTATGCTTTCTCCTCACAGTAAATCTCTTCCACATAAACTTGTTGAATCGACAGAAATATATATAGTCATAGAAGGAGCCGCAACGCTTCATTTAAACCAAGAAAAGATAGAATTAAAAAAGGGGACAACTGTAGTGATTCCTGCATCGGCAGAGCAGTACATAGTCAATGACTCTGATGATAGCTTAGAGCTTTTATGCATAGTTACTCCGCCATGGAGCTATGATGATGAGATAATCAATTAA